AGATTGCTTGTGATTGTTCATGAAGTTCTTCAATAGCTGCTGCACCAGCACCTGATACAGCTTGGTATGTGGAAACGATTACTCGTTTTAAACCATATTGCTGACGAACTGGCTCAAGAGCTACTACCATTTGAATTGTAGAACAATTTGGATTTGCAATGATACCATTATGCTCTTTTAAGTCATTTTCATTTACTTCAGGTACAACAAGTGGCACGTTTTCTGTCATACGGAATGCGCTTGTATTATCAACAACAATTGCACCGCGCTTTGCTGCTTCTGGCGCTAATTGTTTCGATACAGATCCACCTGCACTAAATAGTGCAATATCTACTCCTTCAAAACTTTCAGGAGTTGCCTCTTGAACTGTAAATTCTTCGCCTTTAAATACAAGTTTCTTACCTGCAGATCGTTTAGATGAAAGTAACGTTAACTTCCCAATTGGAAATTCTCGTTTCTCTAAAGTATTTAACATTTGTTCACCAACTGCGCCGGTTGCTCCAACTACAGCGACATGAAAAGTTTTTTGCTTTTCCATCACTATGCCCCTTTCTAGATACCAATCCTTCTATAACTTAGAATTAGAAGGAGCTAAAAATGCCCCTCCCAATCTTAATAACGTTAATTTTATCATATTCTACAGTAAGAATGATGGTTTCATCAAAAATTGTCCGTTTTTTTTCGTTTTTTAATTCATATATCTGAATTTTTCTACAACAACAGGTTGCAATTGTTTCCCTTGCAGTGCTTCTAATACTGTATCTTCAAGTAACTCCATACGAGCTACCATTGAGTTCGGTTTTTTCTCTGGTGCATCTTGGCCGAATGGGACGAAGTAGATGTTTTTTGTAGCCATTAGGCGCATGAGGTTGACGCCAACAGGGTGATGACAATATAAATATTTCTTTTTTCTTCTATTATATGTTTATTTCACAAGCTGTAAATTTATTTTCATTTCAAAGCATGTATATCATATTCTTCATTGAAGCTAAATGTGAAATTAAAGAAAAGAAATAATACATACTTAATATATAATTTCTTTTAGGGGGCATCTTCATGAAGGTTGTACGCTCTATATTTAAAACTTTTCGTTTAGTAGGTTTAATTGTAAAGCCAGTACTTAAAGCATTATCTAAAAGTAAATTTTAAATCTCATAAAAATTAAAATCCCCTTCTGCATATAAGTGCAAAAGGGGACTTTTTTCAAATTATTCTATTCGTTCTACAGACAGTACTCATAGATAAATAAGAAACGGTGTATATTTACACTAACATTTATAAAGATGGAAATCAATATATAATTATCTACATATAGAACCAGATAATAATTTTTGTTCATAAAACTATTCTTTTGTTAAAAAAATGATTAATTCACTTTAATATATTCATACCACCATTTACCACCAGGTCTAGTATCCATCCACCAGGTAATCTTGTCTAATTCTGGATTAGGTAAAACCTCTGTTTCAATATGAGCAAGACCTGTTAATGGATTAACAACCACTTTCCCCTTTGTTCCTCTTTCGTTCATCGCTTGGATAGCTTCTTCAATTAAGTTAGTACCGAATTCACCAGATTTAATATATTGATATCCGCCATTAGAAACAGGTTGTTCGGGTTGTTTTTCTTCTGTAAACCAAGATAAAGATTTGCTCCCAATCAATTCATTCAAATCACATTTACCAATACCAGCTACATTCCCTGTTTCAGTGTATTGCCAAATATCGCATGGATAAGCTGGTCTATTCCCGCCATAACGAGGAATCCATACAAAGTCAGCGTTTATTTTATCTGCTTGGAATTCTTTGTATGTGTGGTGGCCAACATATAATCCAACCTTTTTAGCACCAAGTCTGCGTAATTCATCAATGAATGCCTGCGTGCCAGCTCTCATATCCCCCATTGTTTTTACTTCCACATCAGCAACCCAAAATAAAGCACCTTTATCACCACGATTCCAGAAGTCACGAGCTTCTACACGTGCATCATTCTCAGAAACGAAACGACAGAATGCATAGTTACCAAATGGAACGCTACGTTTTTTCATTTCTCTTACATATCCTTGATACATATGATCTACTGCGTTCGTACCATCTTGCACCCTAGCAATCACTAAATCCAGCTGTGACGCTGCTACATCCCAATTAATATTACCATTCCATTTAGAAATATCTACAATATAACCCATTATTTATCATCCCCTTCACTATTTACATCATGATCAGACCAAATGCCAAGTGCGATACCAACAGTTAATAAATAAGGTGCTAATTCATCTAAGAAGCTTTTCGCCTCTGGTACACCAAACTTTGTAAACAAAAATCCAAGCAAAGAAAAAACCGCAACCCATGTTTTCCAGTTGCGGAATCGTTTTTTTATATTCTCTTTTGATTGATTCATAGTTAATTTATCTCCTTTTCTACATTATCAATGCGCTTATGCGCTTGTTTAGAGCTTTCTTCGACCCTTGTAATACGCTCGCCAAACGAAACCATCTGCCTTTCACTCGCCTTTTGGTCTATACGAATATCATCAACACCTTTACTGATGTATTCTAATTTCGCTTTCATCTCTGCCCCTTGTTGACCGTCTGACTTAATTTCTTTTGAGCGATTTAGCGAGTAAGAAAAATACCCGATTAATGCTGATGCGATTGCTATAAGTACTCCAATTTCAATTGTCATAACTTCACTCCTTTTATGCTGCAAAATAACTTGGATCCATTCCAAATATCTCTGCAATATCTTCTTCACTTCTATCTTTCAAGTAAGATTCAGTTGTAGAAATATCCGAGTGGTTAGCCAACGACTTTAGCTTCTCTAGTGGTACACCTTGCACTTTTAAATTATCTAATCTGCTATGACGGAAACAGTGCGGATTTATTTTAAACTCTTTACCTTCTTTTTCACGCAGCATCTTAGCAAATATCTTGCACCAATAATTAAATACGCTTTTATTTAAAAGTTTTCGCCCACCATTCTTATAAACTCTTACAAATAAATCTGGAATAGTATCTTTACCTAGTTGATCTATATATAAACGAATACATTTCTGCACTCGTGGATTGTAATATAATCTAAACTTCTTACCACGCTTCCCTCGGACCACATTTGTATAATATTGTTCTGTCAGTCCTTCTTTTTGAACTTGGTAAACTTCATTTTTTCTAGCTGCACTGTAGTATGAAAGTGCTAAATACGTAGCTAACATATATCTTTCTTCTGCTATTAACTCATCGATTAACCATTCAATTTGTTCTTCAGTTATAAATGTAATTTCTCTAATTGGATTCTTAGGTAAACCACGTACCCTTGAACCTACATTGAATTCATAATTATAGTCATCATCGTCTGCGCAAAATTCAAGTGCTGAACGTAAAGCACTCATCAATCCATTTACACGCGCATTAGACATTCCCATTTCTTGAAAAATAATAGATAAGTTTCGAATGTCTTTACGTGTTAAATCAATAAGATTTTTATTTTCGAAGTGTTCATGTACTAGAAACAAAATAATTCGTAAATCCCAATTGTATTGCTGTAAAGTGCTTGCCGCTTTTCCTTGTGCTTTCTTTTCAATAAGAAAATCCTTGACTAGACTTTTATTTTTCTGGCTAACATACTTTTCATAAATCGCTTGGTCTACTATTCGTTTCACACTAATCATCTCCTCAAAATAAAAAGAGAAGCGAAATCGCTCCTCTTGATCTATGAATTGAATCTATTTACAGCTTCACTTTATTTTTTACACGAACTGGACCATCATATAATGTTTCAAAAAAATAATTTTCACTTCTTTTTTCACTAAAATAGTTACGCGCTAACGTTTTCAAATCTTCATAATGCTTCCCTGTGCTAAAATCAATCCATGTCATATCAGCAGTTATAATACGACCAGGTTCTTCTATTTCCACTTCATAAACATGATTTATGTTGAACTTCTTTCGATATGCTAATGCCGCTTTTAAATCTTTTACTAGATATTTTGATTCTAATCGAGAAGGTGCCGAAGGAAAGCTAACTTTTCTTACTTCTTCAAAAATCATCTCTCTTAAATGTTGAGCGTAATTATGTTCGCTTCCCCTATAAAAATCAGGATGCTGTATTGCTTTACCATAATTAATAGTCAACAGTTCACCTTTTTTTAATTCCGTATTGGATGCATGATAGAAAATCCCCAAACATTTCTCCTCCTAACGCATATTAAAAATAAGAATAAAATAATACGAATATTCTATCATAACAATGATCTTTAATCTAATTATTCGAATTTACGATAACCACTTCTGTTAATACAAGCCGTATTTTATTAAAAATAAAAAGCCCACTATTGTGCGCTATCCGTAATTAAATCCGCTCTTCCATTGTCAGTTAGGTATTTATCGATTCTTTCTTTGTACGTCTTCATCTTTACAATGATAAATGTATAGGTAAAAACTTCATCGATAACTCGTTGTGCCATGTATTCTGCCATTTTGGGTCCACTCCTTTTTTATTGAATACCTGCAATAATCATTTCATCCATTGCCTTCTGCATTAATTCCATCTGCTTTTTAAGTTTTTCTAATTCCGATGGTTCCTCTGGTTGCGGTTCTTCAGGCTTGGGCTCAACTGTTTTAACCCATTTTACCCCCGTGAATATTGGATCGTAAGCTAACCAGGGGCAAACTTCTAAAGTACAATTTTCTGGGATATCTGGCTCGTAACCTACAATAACATCTTCCTTATATGGCACTTTAACAGGTACATACTCAACACTGCGTATAACACAATCAGGACATTCGTGTTTGTCGATCGGTTCCTCTGGAAGAAATTCCATTGCCTCTTCTGGATCTTCACCCGGATCGGGGAGCGGCACGTCAGGTTTATACGTACCATCCTCAATAGATTGGTGAAGCTCACATAACTTCTCTTCTGTAACAATTTCTTTCTGTTCTTCTCGGATGAATTCTTTTCTTTCGTAAATCGGTTTCTCATCTAACGGAATGATTTCCGTAAATTTCCCTTTATCATCGTAACAATAGCCGTAATATTTAGCCATGAAATAGCCTCCTTTAATTCACTACGAAAGTAGTTAATATTCTAAATCTCTTCCCTGGGGCGTCAACATATATTTCTCCATTGTATCGAACCATTACTCGTGATGGCGTTCCATCAACGGCGATTGCGTCGAATGCATAAGATTCTGTTGGGCACATATCAGCAGGTAGAGTTGTAACAATAAGACCTGTAGCTCCTGCATTTCTAACTACGTCTAAATTAACTGTTACCACATTCCCTTTCCGTGTAGCTAATTGAGGGGTTGCGCTTCCTGCTGTAGCGTCTGCCGTTAATGTTAAAGTTACTTTCCCGTCTTTCGTTTTCGTCACTACGTTAGTGTTTGGCGCAAGGATATTGAAAGATTTTGCAGTTTTATCATAGGAGAAAATCGAATTACCTGCACCAGAATGGTAGGCTCTCCAGTTGCCGCCTACGTCTTGACCTAGTACAACGTCTATGTCACCACCTGTAGTCCATTTTAATTCACGGTAAGATGCCCCTGTCGGTCTATCAAGTTGTAAATCTCCTGTCATGACCTCCCCAGACTTCTTAACAAGGTTCGCAGCGTTGACATTGAAACCGTTGTCGTCATTACTCCAAAGAACTTTATCTCTCTTCCAATCTTTCATGTACAACTGCTTGCCGTCTGCTGTAGACATGATGCCCGTGTCCATGAATTCTCCATATCGCCATATTAAACCTTTACCGCCTGTACCATAAATAAAGTTATTAGCTACAGTACCGCCGTTAATATCTAGTTGTTGAATCCATTCTCCCCACACACCTTTATTCCATAGCCTTACCCAAACCATAGGTGTTGCAACAGCAAGTGTAGTAGCCGTCTGTTTAGCGTAGTCAGAGGATGTGTGTTTAACCACTTCAATATAGAAGAACTTAGATGAAGCCGCTGCACCGTCTGGCGTGTTCAACATGTTCTGCCCAGAGTACTGTCCAGCTTTGATTATAGTATTCAAGTCTTGACCTGTTATCGTAATAGCTCGTCCATCAGGTTGTGTGAACTCTGAATAGTTTTCCGATTTCTTCACAAGGTTAGTAGTCGAATTCAATGTAAATGTATCAGTCGATGCTTGATACTCCCATACGAATTTATTTCCTTCTGTAGGGTGTAATTTCTGCATAATTAACTTATTGTTTCCTGCTTGAGCACGTATTTTAAATTCATTATCATTACTGCCTTTAAAAGTAACGTTTCTATC
This genomic interval from Bacillus cereus contains the following:
- a CDS encoding DUF2441 domain-containing protein encodes the protein MGIFYHASNTELKKGELLTINYGKAIQHPDFYRGSEHNYAQHLREMIFEEVRKVSFPSAPSRLESKYLVKDLKAALAYRKKFNINHVYEVEIEEPGRIITADMTWIDFSTGKHYEDLKTLARNYFSEKRSENYFFETLYDGPVRVKNKVKL
- a CDS encoding tyrosine-type recombinase/integrase, giving the protein MKRIVDQAIYEKYVSQKNKSLVKDFLIEKKAQGKAASTLQQYNWDLRIILFLVHEHFENKNLIDLTRKDIRNLSIIFQEMGMSNARVNGLMSALRSALEFCADDDDYNYEFNVGSRVRGLPKNPIREITFITEEQIEWLIDELIAEERYMLATYLALSYYSAARKNEVYQVQKEGLTEQYYTNVVRGKRGKKFRLYYNPRVQKCIRLYIDQLGKDTIPDLFVRVYKNGGRKLLNKSVFNYWCKIFAKMLREKEGKEFKINPHCFRHSRLDNLKVQGVPLEKLKSLANHSDISTTESYLKDRSEEDIAEIFGMDPSYFAA
- the asd gene encoding aspartate-semialdehyde dehydrogenase yields the protein MEKQKTFHVAVVGATGAVGEQMLNTLEKREFPIGKLTLLSSKRSAGKKLVFKGEEFTVQEATPESFEGVDIALFSAGGSVSKQLAPEAAKRGAIVVDNTSAFRMTENVPLVVPEVNENDLKEHNGIIANPNCSTIQMVVALEPVRQQYGLKRVIVSTYQAVSGAGAAAIEELHEQSQAILNGEEVKANVLPVSGDEKHFQIAFNAIPQIDKFQDNGFTFEEMKMINETKKIMHMPELEVAATCVRLPVVSGHSESVYIEVEKEGVTVEELKNLLANAEGIVLQDNPAEQLYPMPATAVGKNEVFVGRIRKDLNNDKGFHLWVVSDNLLKGAAWNSVQIAERLVKLQLV
- a CDS encoding BppU family phage baseplate upper protein, whose translation is MTFKTRELTVDLVNEISTKEIRFSQGDRNSAKLVLNITNEGQELDLSQAKAVRITFKKPDGTTVFQEDLQPINATKGKYQIILKTQTLAAAGNVYGQVRIFEKDQELDAEPFGFTVKQSYSGNGAVESTNEFTIIQKAIEAGEKLKGVDIDGIIAAGAKADAAVKKAGDTMTGDLNMNVDRNVTFKGSNDNEFKIRAQAGNNKLIMQKLHPTEGNKFVWEYQASTDTFTLNSTTNLVKKSENYSEFTQPDGRAITITGQDLNTIIKAGQYSGQNMLNTPDGAAASSKFFYIEVVKHTSSDYAKQTATTLAVATPMVWVRLWNKGVWGEWIQQLDINGGTVANNFIYGTGGKGLIWRYGEFMDTGIMSTADGKQLYMKDWKRDKVLWSNDDNGFNVNAANLVKKSGEVMTGDLQLDRPTGASYRELKWTTGGDIDVVLGQDVGGNWRAYHSGAGNSIFSYDKTAKSFNILAPNTNVVTKTKDGKVTLTLTADATAGSATPQLATRKGNVVTVNLDVVRNAGATGLIVTTLPADMCPTESYAFDAIAVDGTPSRVMVRYNGEIYVDAPGKRFRILTTFVVN
- a CDS encoding GH25 family lysozyme, with product MGYIVDISKWNGNINWDVAASQLDLVIARVQDGTNAVDHMYQGYVREMKKRSVPFGNYAFCRFVSENDARVEARDFWNRGDKGALFWVADVEVKTMGDMRAGTQAFIDELRRLGAKKVGLYVGHHTYKEFQADKINADFVWIPRYGGNRPAYPCDIWQYTETGNVAGIGKCDLNELIGSKSLSWFTEEKQPEQPVSNGGYQYIKSGEFGTNLIEEAIQAMNERGTKGKVVVNPLTGLAHIETEVLPNPELDKITWWMDTRPGGKWWYEYIKVN